One region of Glutamicibacter sp. B1 genomic DNA includes:
- a CDS encoding MFS transporter, with product MSDSSTNVRGPVAPWDVAVTPKMIRNVSIVCFVAWVASVYDFTLFGTLLPLIAEDFGWSTAQSTTINTIAQAGVFLVSLAVGPIIDKLGRRNALVILMIGGGIASGVTGLAGGAVAFVIIRSVTGLSLSEEVVNAVYLSEIYKDVKNKGFFFSVVQAGYPIGALVAATMSALLLPVIGWRWSFVVAGTAAVAVALWATRLPESPTFAAIKEAKRRQAVGDLDGAKALVDEHGLALGEKSKGGLKEVFSKGLRRHTIFLSLAWFFNWIGIQVFSVLGTTVLVGAKGVSFENALVILIGANAVGFIGYLFHGWLGDRIGRRSTVIFGWFAGAASSLCMLLIPGSTWFVIAMYGLTLFFLTGPYSALLYYMGESFPAHIRGTGANVAHVMAPVGAIAGSGVLSLVLYSGFSMTAAAICSGTLGLLFSALCMLGTKKVESEDRDSSDLVNEGVTA from the coding sequence ATGTCCGATTCCAGTACCAACGTTCGCGGTCCTGTCGCCCCATGGGACGTTGCCGTGACACCGAAAATGATCCGTAACGTTTCGATTGTCTGTTTCGTGGCCTGGGTAGCTTCAGTCTATGACTTCACGCTTTTTGGCACTTTGCTGCCACTGATTGCGGAGGACTTCGGTTGGAGCACAGCGCAATCCACGACGATAAACACCATTGCTCAGGCGGGCGTATTTCTTGTTTCTCTCGCCGTTGGCCCCATCATCGATAAGTTGGGCCGTCGAAATGCCTTGGTCATTCTTATGATCGGTGGCGGCATAGCTTCGGGTGTGACCGGATTAGCCGGCGGAGCCGTGGCATTTGTGATCATTCGTTCCGTGACGGGTTTATCCCTGTCAGAGGAAGTGGTGAACGCCGTTTATCTCAGCGAGATCTACAAGGATGTTAAGAACAAAGGGTTCTTCTTTTCTGTTGTTCAAGCTGGATATCCGATCGGGGCTCTCGTCGCAGCTACCATGTCAGCGCTCCTGTTGCCCGTTATAGGGTGGCGCTGGAGCTTTGTGGTGGCTGGAACCGCGGCTGTAGCTGTCGCGCTGTGGGCCACGCGCCTGCCAGAATCGCCAACCTTCGCGGCCATCAAAGAGGCGAAACGACGACAAGCTGTTGGGGACCTGGATGGGGCCAAGGCGCTTGTCGACGAACATGGACTAGCGCTAGGCGAAAAATCTAAAGGTGGCCTCAAAGAAGTATTTTCCAAGGGGCTACGTAGACATACGATTTTCCTTTCCCTTGCCTGGTTCTTTAACTGGATCGGCATTCAGGTTTTTTCGGTTCTGGGTACCACCGTATTGGTGGGGGCCAAGGGCGTTTCGTTTGAAAATGCGCTCGTAATTCTCATTGGTGCCAACGCTGTCGGGTTCATAGGCTACCTTTTCCATGGCTGGCTGGGAGACAGGATCGGTCGTCGATCCACAGTGATATTCGGCTGGTTTGCGGGTGCCGCTTCAAGTCTGTGCATGCTGCTTATTCCTGGCAGTACATGGTTCGTTATCGCAATGTATGGTCTAACCTTGTTCTTCCTGACGGGACCTTATTCAGCGTTGCTTTATTACATGGGAGAGTCGTTCCCAGCTCACATTCGAGGTACTGGCGCGAACGTTGCTCACGTAATGGCCCCGGTAGGTGCAATCGCGGGTTCAGGCGTACTTAGCCTCGTTCTCTATTCGGGATTTAGCATGACTGCCGCCGCGATCTGTAGTGGAACACTGGGACTGCTCTTCTCAGCCCTATGCATGCTTGGAACCAAGAAAGTTGAATCCGAGGACAGGGATTCCTCGGACCTCGTAAATGAAGGAGTAACGGCATAA
- a CDS encoding polysaccharide deacetylase family protein translates to MSKKIYVSVGIDVDAVGGWLGSYGGEDSPGDISRGMFAGEVGVPRLLQLAQRRDIPVTWFWPGHSIETFPEQFERVVAAGHEIGVHGYSHENPIAMTRTQETEILDYCTDLIERRSGKKPVGYVAPWWEFSKVTNEILLERGFLYDHSLMHDDHTPYYVRVGDSWTKIDYDAASARDWMKPLVRGEETDLIEIPASWYLDDLPPMMFIKSSPNSHGFVSPRDVEQLWKDQFDWVYREKDYAVFPITIHPDVSGRPQNLLMLERLFDHMQSHDGVEFSFMEDVARDFAKRSPRSAG, encoded by the coding sequence ATGTCCAAGAAGATCTATGTATCTGTCGGTATCGATGTTGACGCAGTAGGAGGATGGCTCGGCTCCTACGGTGGCGAAGACTCGCCAGGCGACATTTCACGCGGCATGTTCGCGGGAGAAGTCGGCGTCCCACGCCTGCTTCAACTGGCGCAACGACGCGACATTCCAGTGACTTGGTTTTGGCCAGGACACTCAATTGAAACCTTTCCAGAGCAGTTTGAGCGGGTTGTAGCCGCTGGGCATGAAATCGGTGTCCACGGATATTCGCACGAAAATCCGATTGCGATGACCCGGACTCAGGAAACTGAGATTCTCGACTACTGCACTGATCTCATCGAGCGCCGTTCAGGTAAGAAGCCAGTTGGATATGTCGCACCGTGGTGGGAATTTTCAAAGGTGACTAACGAGATCCTGTTGGAACGTGGTTTTCTTTACGACCATTCTCTGATGCACGATGATCACACTCCGTATTACGTACGTGTGGGTGATTCGTGGACGAAGATCGATTACGACGCCGCCTCAGCCAGAGACTGGATGAAGCCATTGGTGCGTGGGGAAGAAACCGATCTCATTGAGATTCCGGCGTCCTGGTACTTGGATGACCTTCCTCCCATGATGTTCATCAAGTCGAGCCCAAATAGCCACGGATTCGTCTCGCCCCGTGACGTTGAACAGTTGTGGAAAGACCAATTTGACTGGGTCTACCGGGAAAAGGATTACGCGGTATTCCCGATTACCATCCATCCAGATGTTTCTGGGCGACCACAGAACTTGCTGATGCTAGAACGGCTATTTGATCACATGCAAAGCCACGATGGTGTCGAATTCTCCTTCATGGAAGATGTTGCACGCGACTTCGCAAAACGATCACCGCGCTCCGCGGGATAA
- a CDS encoding asparaginase, with product MVFYDTTQTFVAIVCVVVDKAKKLRENELTRVHIIGTGGTIASKPESASRSNDLDDSTSGAVASVGIADIIGVTSVEGDLEVSSEDLLLTGSYALDMSQILMIVDQIQNRIKDPHINAVVVTHGTDTMEETAFLSELVNDGSKAVIFTGAQRSAEHADTDGPRNLRQAILAATDPRVSSMGALVCFDGVVQSARGVRKSHTTASQPFSGGATVATFHDNKLEMVATPDRRSTLALPANGFGSVRIDVHFAYPGSDSGELIKAARGGANAVVLAGTGVGNAGPGYVEAVMHLTDMGVPVVLASRAPSGPVVPIYGNGGGVDLIAAGAVSAGVLSPFQARILAACLITQEVSVFEFKELFSSYR from the coding sequence ATGGTGTTCTACGACACAACACAAACGTTTGTGGCAATCGTTTGTGTAGTTGTCGACAAAGCAAAGAAATTGAGGGAAAACGAATTGACGAGAGTTCACATCATCGGTACCGGAGGGACGATTGCCTCTAAGCCTGAAAGTGCGAGTCGTTCAAATGATCTCGACGATTCGACTTCCGGGGCTGTCGCTTCGGTTGGCATCGCGGACATCATTGGGGTGACATCCGTAGAGGGTGACCTGGAAGTCTCGTCGGAGGACCTCCTGCTAACCGGTAGCTACGCCTTGGACATGAGTCAGATCTTGATGATCGTCGATCAAATACAGAACCGGATCAAGGATCCGCACATCAACGCGGTGGTAGTAACTCATGGCACTGACACCATGGAAGAAACGGCGTTTCTAAGTGAGCTTGTCAACGACGGTTCTAAAGCAGTTATTTTTACTGGTGCGCAGCGTTCAGCAGAGCATGCGGATACAGATGGTCCGCGAAATCTCAGACAGGCGATCTTGGCAGCAACCGATCCAAGGGTGAGCAGTATGGGCGCGCTGGTGTGCTTTGACGGTGTAGTTCAGTCGGCAAGAGGCGTACGAAAGTCTCACACCACAGCTAGTCAGCCGTTCTCAGGCGGAGCAACGGTGGCAACGTTCCATGACAACAAACTGGAGATGGTCGCTACTCCTGACCGACGCTCGACTTTGGCCTTACCTGCCAATGGCTTTGGTTCAGTCCGAATTGACGTCCATTTCGCCTATCCCGGTTCTGATTCTGGTGAATTGATCAAAGCCGCACGTGGCGGTGCGAATGCAGTCGTCTTGGCGGGTACAGGCGTTGGGAACGCAGGTCCTGGTTATGTTGAAGCGGTCATGCACCTGACTGACATGGGAGTGCCAGTTGTTTTAGCTAGCAGGGCACCATCTGGACCAGTGGTTCCAATCTATGGCAATGGCGGTGGTGTGGATTTGATTGCCGCAGGAGCAGTAAGCGCTGGAGTTCTTAGCCCGTTCCAAGCGCGAATATTGGCGGCTTGCCTCATTACTCAAGAAGTTTCGGTTTTCGAATTCAAGGAACTATTCAGCAGCTATCGCTGA